In one window of Arctopsyche grandis isolate Sample6627 chromosome 6, ASM5162203v2, whole genome shotgun sequence DNA:
- the fbl gene encoding pantothenate kinase 3 fbl, giving the protein MRLHLCEGCLAVAPKRSPSFKTRRRTFKSRHCLNEKRYSAMDGSSYSTRTSKSGRQSSSESLNSNDTNCQPAMPWFGMDIGGTLTKLVYFEPKDSSKRELAREAEALRNIRRYLTKNSAYGKTGHRDSHLQIENVMIRGRRGTLHFIRFPTSEMGAFLCLARSRGMGALLTSVCATGGGAFKFEIDFKREVNLRLTKLDELDALIAGILYIDTLSNTECYYYAPSRNGDAETLQNESSPVSEEGPSSYTRHPFNFSDPYPFIIVNIGSGVSVLAVRGPKDYRRISGTSLGGGTFLGLCCLLTGCRTFEEATSLAAAGDNTKVDKLVRDIYGGDYARFGLPGDLVASSFGQMNSSDRRSRVSKEDLARATLVTITNNIGSIARLCALNEKIERVVFCGNFLRVNPIAMKLLAFAMDYWSKGTLKALFLEHEGYFGAVGCLLKFDDQESLNHTNDSDESNASAAEPTPESSGSR; this is encoded by the exons ATGCGTCTTCATTTATGTGAAGGCTGCCTGGCAGTGGCGCCCAAGCGCAGCCCCAGCTTCAAGACACGTCGACGCACTTTCAA ATCGAGACATTGCTTGAATGAAAAGAGGTACTCCGCGATGGACGGTTCTAGCTATTCAACGCGCACCAGCAAATCCGGAAGACAATCATCGTCGGAAAGTCTGAACTCCAACGACACAAACTGTCAACCAG CGATGCCTTGGTTTGGTATGGACATTGGTGGTACGTTAACTAAATTAGTATATTTCGAGCCGAAAGATTCTTCCAAAAGGGAATTGGCCCGGGAGGCGGAGGCTTTGCGCAATATTAGACGATATTTGACTAAGAATAGTGCCTATGGAAAGACTGGTCATCGTGACTCTCATTTACAG ATAGAAAATGTTATGATAAGAGGTAGACGAGGGACTCTTCACTTCATCAGGTTTCCGACCAGTGAAATGGGTGCCTTCCTATGCTTGGCGCGATCCAGAGGCATGGGTGCATTGTTGACGTCGGTCTGCGCAACCGGTGGCGGTGCATTCAAATTCGAAATAGACTTCAAAAGA gaAGTGAACTTGCGTCTTACAAAGTTGGACGAGCTGGACGCATTGATAGCGGGAATTTTGTACATAGATACCCTTAGCAATACCGAGTGTTATTATTACGCTCCAAGTAGAAATGGCGATGCTGAAACTCTACAGAATGAATCATCGCCG GTTTCTGAAGAAGGGCCATCGTCGTATACTAGACACCCTTTCAATTTCTCTGATCCATATCCGTTCATTATTGTAAATATCGGCTCTGGAGTGTCGGTATTAGCCGTCAGAGGACCCAAAGACTACCGACGGATAAGTGGAACGAG CCTTGGTGGTGGAACGTTTTTGGGACTATGCTGTTTGCTAACTGGCTGTCGGACGTTCGAAGAGGCCACCAGTCTGGCGGCCGCCGGCGACAATACGAAGGTCGATAAGCTGGTACGCGATATATACGGTGGTGACTATGCACGCTTCGGACTCCCCGGAGATCTGGTCGCAAGCAG TTTTGGTCAAATGAACTCGTCGGATAGAAGGAGTCGAGTATCTAAAGAGGATCTAGCACGAGCTACTCTCGTGACTATCACCAACAACATAGGATCGATAGCCCGACTCTGTGCCTTAAACGAAAAGATTGAAAGG GTGGTGTTTTGCGGCAATTTCCTAAGAGTTAATCCAATCGCTATGAAACTTCTTGCATTCGCCATGGACTATTGGTCAAAAGGAACATTAAAAGCTCTGTTCCTGGAGCATGAAgg GTATTTTGGTGCAGTCGGCTGTCTTCTCAAATTCGATGATCAAGAATCGTTAAATCACACAAACGATAGCGATGAAAGCAATGCAAGCGCAGCAGAGCCCACGCCGGAATCCTCAGGATCTAGATGA